In candidate division KSB1 bacterium, a single genomic region encodes these proteins:
- a CDS encoding M24 family metallopeptidase yields the protein MSFVKFNRFLLFILFISANTIPSLAQPKMPVVLPLKERAKVINRWLQVRLKTVLPELMRREGIDMWIVIAREYNEDPVIKTMLPANWMAARRRTILLMYDSGKEGDVERLAVARYDIGEFFKRAWDKEKQPDQWKRLAEIIVDKNPKKIAINWSNTFALADGISHAEFESFTRAIPDKYKKRIVPGENLAIGWLETRTPEEMQVYPMVCKIAHEIIVEGLSERVIQPGVTSTDDVEWWYRERIAGLKLQTWFHPSVSIQRAGEPEKRGSFASRPDSDIILPGDLLHIDFGITYLRLNTDTQQHAYVLKPGEKEAPAGLRKALKTGNRLQDILTANFKKGRTGNEILSKSLEQAKAEGIKPSIYTHPIGFHRHPAGPTIGMWDQQGG from the coding sequence ATGTCATTCGTAAAATTCAACAGGTTTTTATTATTCATTCTGTTCATTTCAGCCAATACAATCCCCTCCCTGGCTCAGCCTAAAATGCCGGTGGTTTTACCTCTAAAAGAACGAGCCAAGGTAATCAATCGATGGCTGCAAGTGCGATTGAAAACAGTACTGCCGGAATTGATGCGCAGAGAAGGCATCGATATGTGGATCGTGATTGCCCGGGAATATAATGAAGATCCTGTGATTAAAACCATGCTGCCGGCGAATTGGATGGCTGCACGGCGCAGGACGATCCTGTTAATGTATGACTCCGGCAAAGAGGGTGACGTAGAGCGTTTGGCTGTTGCAAGATATGATATCGGAGAATTTTTTAAGCGTGCCTGGGATAAAGAGAAACAACCTGACCAGTGGAAAAGATTGGCTGAAATCATCGTAGACAAAAATCCTAAAAAAATTGCGATCAATTGGTCTAACACCTTTGCTTTAGCCGATGGGATTTCGCATGCAGAATTTGAAAGTTTTACAAGAGCTATTCCCGATAAATATAAAAAGCGCATAGTACCTGGAGAAAACCTGGCAATCGGATGGCTTGAGACTCGCACTCCGGAAGAAATGCAAGTATACCCGATGGTTTGTAAAATTGCCCATGAAATCATTGTCGAGGGATTGTCAGAGCGTGTTATTCAGCCCGGGGTAACCAGTACTGACGATGTCGAATGGTGGTATCGAGAACGTATTGCCGGATTAAAGCTGCAAACCTGGTTTCATCCCAGTGTTTCTATTCAAAGAGCCGGGGAACCGGAGAAGAGAGGCTCTTTTGCCTCCAGACCGGATTCGGACATCATTTTGCCAGGCGATCTGCTCCATATCGATTTTGGTATTACCTACCTGCGGCTCAATACGGATACACAGCAACATGCCTATGTTTTAAAACCGGGAGAAAAAGAAGCACCGGCAGGATTAAGGAAAGCGTTAAAAACCGGAAACCGTCTTCAAGATATTTTAACAGCCAATTTCAAAAAGGGTAGAACGGGAAATGAAATTCTTAGCAAATCTCTGGAACAAGCAAAAGCGGAAGGAATCAAACCTTCCATCTACACTCATCCGATTGGTTTCCATCGTCACCCAGCCGGACCAACGATTGGAATGTGGGATCAACAGGGAGGAG
- a CDS encoding T9SS type A sorting domain-containing protein, with amino-acid sequence MKWLQTFWTQTLFLFLTFILILNSTAIAQNEKTLFPAKDNTLYESASGDLSNGAGMHFFAGNSGANLIRRGLVSFAIGDSIPAGSNIDSVKLTLHMSKTNALGGTTVSLRRVEADWGEGSSIAIGVGGGGEGVGITPSTGDVTWIHTFFNTTNWVSPGGDFSATESSNQTVINIGDYTWESTAEMVADVQDWLDNPANNFGWIVLGDESSSGTAKRFDSRENSTEGNRPQLTVIYTPTTSVSNEILAPSDFVLHQNYPNPFNPSTTINFRLAKSGLVTLKIFDLSGRGIKSLVEGPRDAGVHTVTWDGTNQSGQPIASGIYVYRLQADEFSQAAKMMFIQ; translated from the coding sequence ATGAAATGGTTACAAACTTTCTGGACACAAACTTTATTTTTATTCTTAACCTTTATTTTAATCTTAAACTCAACTGCTATCGCCCAAAATGAAAAAACACTTTTTCCTGCAAAAGACAATACTCTTTACGAAAGTGCATCAGGTGATCTTAGCAATGGCGCCGGGATGCATTTTTTCGCGGGAAATTCAGGTGCTAACCTGATCAGACGTGGTTTAGTGTCATTCGCAATTGGCGATAGTATTCCGGCTGGTTCAAATATCGACAGTGTCAAGCTTACATTACATATGTCGAAAACCAATGCATTGGGTGGAACAACCGTGTCTTTGCGTCGAGTGGAGGCGGACTGGGGTGAAGGTTCGTCTATAGCAATTGGAGTTGGGGGTGGTGGCGAGGGTGTAGGTATCACGCCGTCTACTGGAGATGTTACCTGGATACATACATTTTTTAATACGACTAATTGGGTTAGTCCAGGTGGTGATTTTTCTGCAACTGAAAGCAGTAATCAGACGGTTATTAATATTGGCGATTATACCTGGGAATCAACTGCTGAAATGGTGGCTGATGTGCAGGATTGGTTGGATAACCCGGCGAATAATTTTGGTTGGATTGTATTAGGTGATGAAAGTAGCAGTGGAACTGCAAAACGGTTTGATTCTCGTGAAAATTCCACCGAAGGGAATCGTCCACAATTAACTGTTATCTACACGCCAACCACTTCTGTTTCCAATGAAATATTGGCGCCATCGGATTTTGTGCTCCACCAAAATTATCCCAATCCATTCAATCCATCTACAACCATCAACTTTAGATTAGCAAAGAGCGGTTTGGTTACTTTGAAGATTTTTGATTTGAGCGGGCGGGGAATTAAATCTTTGGTCGAAGGACCTCGTGACGCCGGAGTTCACACGGTAACCTGGGATGGCACAAATCAGTCAGGTCAGCCAATAGCCAGTGGAATTTATGTCTATCGACTCCAGGCCGATGAATTTTCCCAAGCTGCAAAAATGATGTTTATTCAATAG
- a CDS encoding MBL fold metallo-hydrolase, giving the protein MNVTTIGKITPHIDFLGSSKICNYLVNGDQESALLDTGMALDAGDLCMQIREHLQDTDRLRWILLSHSHYDHLGGTPFLIKQFPQIKTAAHPHVDEILSKPSAIKLMQRLNAEYETLRKMKSDIEFSAFSIDHFTKHNEIIDLGNVSIQVMYTPGHTRGCVSFYILPDKALYGSDVLGAPTPTGFIQTAFLSDYNQYLNSLLELQNLEIEFLCLPHGGVIKGATAAQEFLQKSIDQTISLRERITSYLLDLDYAVDAVTQKIIDEDYQKYQVEQPVEAFRLNTLAMVNTTKRDLFNRQ; this is encoded by the coding sequence ATGAATGTAACAACGATCGGTAAAATTACACCTCATATCGATTTTTTAGGTTCAAGTAAAATTTGTAACTACCTGGTGAATGGAGATCAGGAATCAGCCCTTTTGGATACAGGAATGGCTTTAGACGCCGGGGATCTCTGCATGCAAATTCGCGAACATTTGCAAGATACTGACCGGCTTAGATGGATTTTACTATCGCATTCCCATTACGATCATTTGGGCGGAACGCCTTTTCTAATTAAACAATTTCCACAAATAAAAACTGCTGCTCATCCCCATGTGGATGAAATATTAAGTAAACCCTCCGCTATCAAACTGATGCAAAGATTGAATGCCGAATATGAAACGCTCAGGAAAATGAAATCTGACATTGAATTTTCAGCTTTTTCTATTGACCATTTCACAAAACATAACGAAATAATCGACCTGGGAAATGTATCCATTCAAGTGATGTACACTCCGGGTCATACCAGAGGCTGTGTTTCATTTTACATTTTACCGGATAAAGCGCTATATGGCAGTGATGTTCTCGGAGCGCCCACACCGACCGGCTTTATTCAGACAGCCTTTTTGTCCGATTACAACCAATACTTAAATTCTTTGTTGGAGCTGCAAAATCTGGAAATCGAATTTCTCTGCTTGCCGCATGGGGGTGTGATCAAAGGTGCAACTGCTGCCCAGGAATTTCTACAAAAATCAATTGATCAAACAATTTCATTACGGGAAAGAATCACAAGCTATTTGTTAGATTTGGATTATGCAGTCGACGCGGTAACACAAAAAATAATTGATGAAGATTATCAAAAATACCAGGTTGAACAACCGGTCGAGGCTTTCAGATTAAACACACTTGCAATGGTGAATACAACAAAAAGAGATCTATTTAACCGGCAGTAA
- a CDS encoding nicotinate phosphoribosyltransferase, protein MKQNQRKTAEGILFTDQYQLTMAQLYFRMGMHEQTVQFDHFFRQYPDYGEHKAGFCINAGLEWLLDWMTESSFRDEDIDLLRSQNGRMGKPVFQEDFLAWLRENGNFARISLKAIPEGRVIHPNEPITVVEGPLAIAQLLETPLLNHLNYPILIATKAARIRLSGQGQPLLEFGLRRGHGTGANAGARAALIGGADFTSNVGISHVLGFPPKGTHGHSMVQAFMAIGMGELEAFRAYADCYPDDCLLLVDTIDTINSGIPNAITVFEELQKKGHQAVGIRLDSGDFAALSVRAIKMLNQAGFSETIIVLSDNLDELRIIEILEKITEVAPRNGLDADEIIKRLSYGVGTHLITSQGASALGGIYKLTAVKKQGQWLPSYKISESSQKIHNPGVKNVWRLYDQKNKAMADMLCLNEENPNEQQSIDLYEVDSAEKKSINHAELSKIEPLLVDIIRKGKLVYELPTIEEMRDVRQMDLARLEAGIKDLIKPDHYPVLLSHKLYELRTNLIQSGRNNLTAG, encoded by the coding sequence ATGAAACAAAACCAGCGCAAAACAGCCGAAGGGATCCTGTTCACGGATCAATATCAACTGACCATGGCCCAGCTGTATTTTCGTATGGGGATGCATGAGCAGACCGTTCAGTTTGATCATTTTTTCCGACAATATCCTGATTATGGCGAACACAAGGCCGGATTTTGTATTAATGCAGGTCTGGAATGGCTATTGGATTGGATGACAGAATCTTCTTTCCGAGATGAGGATATTGATTTGCTCCGCAGCCAAAATGGTCGCATGGGTAAACCGGTTTTTCAGGAAGATTTTTTGGCATGGCTGCGAGAAAATGGGAATTTTGCCCGTATTTCTTTAAAGGCAATTCCGGAGGGTCGGGTGATCCATCCTAATGAGCCCATAACTGTTGTGGAAGGGCCGTTGGCGATCGCCCAATTGCTTGAAACTCCCTTGCTCAATCATCTTAATTATCCCATCTTGATAGCAACCAAGGCTGCCCGGATTCGCTTAAGCGGACAGGGACAACCGTTGCTGGAATTCGGATTACGCAGGGGACATGGCACCGGCGCGAATGCCGGGGCGAGGGCGGCATTAATCGGTGGTGCGGATTTTACTTCAAATGTGGGTATTTCACACGTTTTGGGTTTCCCGCCAAAAGGAACCCATGGCCATTCCATGGTGCAGGCTTTTATGGCAATAGGAATGGGTGAGTTGGAAGCATTTCGAGCTTATGCGGATTGCTATCCGGATGATTGCTTGCTTCTGGTCGATACAATCGATACGATAAACAGCGGTATCCCCAATGCTATCACGGTTTTCGAAGAGCTGCAAAAAAAAGGGCATCAAGCGGTAGGAATTCGCCTGGACTCCGGCGATTTTGCTGCTTTGAGTGTCCGGGCAATTAAAATGCTGAATCAAGCTGGTTTTTCGGAAACGATTATTGTGCTTTCCGACAATTTGGATGAACTTAGAATTATTGAGATATTGGAAAAAATAACCGAAGTGGCGCCACGAAACGGTCTCGATGCAGATGAGATTATCAAACGGCTTTCTTATGGGGTTGGCACTCATTTGATTACTTCCCAGGGCGCGTCTGCTTTGGGGGGAATTTACAAGTTAACGGCTGTTAAAAAGCAAGGTCAATGGTTGCCCTCATACAAAATATCCGAATCTTCTCAAAAGATCCACAACCCGGGTGTAAAAAATGTTTGGCGATTGTATGATCAAAAAAACAAAGCAATGGCGGATATGTTGTGCCTGAATGAAGAAAATCCCAATGAACAGCAATCGATTGATCTTTATGAAGTTGACAGTGCTGAAAAGAAAAGTATAAATCACGCCGAGTTAAGTAAAATCGAACCTCTTCTTGTTGATATCATCAGAAAAGGTAAATTGGTTTATGAATTGCCAACCATTGAAGAAATGCGCGATGTTCGTCAAATGGATTTAGCTCGACTGGAAGCCGGAATAAAAGATTTGATCAAACCTGATCATTACCCCGTTTTGCTTTCCCATAAATTATATGAATTGAGGACTAATTTGATTCAATCGGGTAGAAATAATCTTACTGCCGGTTAA
- a CDS encoding isochorismatase — MISNNLPIPSHFDPGKIGKIWKVSYEETAEKALKWAQDFKIQPAAKDTKKICLVAVDVQNTFCLPEFELYVGGRSGTGAVDDNNRLCEFIYRNLSNITQIVPTMDTHQAMQIFHSIFFTNDSGEHPAPFTMITEDDIAQGRWGFNESLAQNLQYGEEFVQQHIKHYTNQLNKSGKYALTIWPYHAMLGGIGHALVPSIEEAIFFHTVCRYSQPDFQIKGSHPLTEHYSVFGPEVATGPDGKTLVDKNEALFQKLVKYDAIIVAGQAKSHCVAWTIADLLDSITVLDRRLAEKVYLLEDCSSPVVIPGVIDYTDDANAAFQKFKEAGMHVVQSTEAMHEWPGM, encoded by the coding sequence ATGATTTCAAATAACTTACCAATTCCCTCTCACTTTGACCCCGGAAAAATAGGGAAGATTTGGAAAGTATCTTACGAAGAAACTGCTGAAAAAGCGCTAAAATGGGCACAAGATTTTAAGATTCAGCCTGCTGCCAAAGACACCAAAAAGATCTGTTTGGTTGCTGTCGATGTGCAAAATACATTTTGTTTACCTGAATTTGAATTGTATGTTGGCGGACGCTCGGGTACCGGCGCTGTGGATGACAACAATCGATTGTGCGAGTTCATTTATCGCAATCTGTCAAATATTACGCAAATCGTGCCAACCATGGACACGCACCAGGCGATGCAAATTTTTCACAGTATTTTTTTCACCAATGACAGTGGCGAACACCCTGCTCCGTTTACAATGATAACAGAGGATGACATAGCACAAGGTCGTTGGGGTTTCAACGAGTCTCTGGCGCAGAATCTACAATACGGCGAAGAATTTGTGCAGCAACATATTAAACATTATACGAACCAACTCAACAAGAGCGGAAAGTATGCATTAACCATCTGGCCTTACCATGCCATGCTTGGTGGCATTGGCCATGCGCTGGTGCCATCTATCGAAGAAGCGATCTTTTTCCATACGGTTTGTCGCTACAGCCAACCGGATTTCCAGATAAAAGGAAGCCATCCCTTAACGGAACATTATTCAGTCTTTGGTCCGGAAGTAGCAACGGGTCCGGATGGTAAAACTTTGGTTGATAAAAATGAAGCGCTGTTTCAAAAATTGGTTAAATACGACGCCATCATCGTTGCAGGCCAGGCCAAGAGCCACTGCGTCGCCTGGACCATTGCAGATTTGTTGGACAGCATTACCGTGCTAGATCGAAGACTTGCTGAAAAAGTTTATCTTCTGGAGGATTGTTCATCCCCGGTCGTTATTCCCGGTGTTATCGATTACACAGATGATGCAAATGCAGCTTTTCAAAAATTCAAAGAAGCCGGCATGCATGTAGTGCAGTCGACTGAGGCGATGCATGAATGGCCGGGGATGTAG
- a CDS encoding DUF2281 domain-containing protein, translated as MNTKKIETKIKKLPDYIIPEVMDYIDNLLNKYSKTKNKKGKFKFDWEGGLSKLKSDYTSVELQHKSLNWR; from the coding sequence ATGAATACGAAGAAAATTGAAACTAAAATAAAAAAATTACCAGATTATATTATTCCGGAAGTCATGGATTATATTGATAACTTATTGAATAAATATAGCAAAACAAAAAATAAAAAAGGGAAGTTTAAATTCGATTGGGAAGGTGGATTAAGTAAGTTGAAATCGGATTATACCTCCGTCGAGTTACAACACAAATCTTTGAATTGGCGATAA
- a CDS encoding helix-turn-helix domain-containing protein, with translation MRQEDFDKLVKSIKQAGAIKKGEMASSRRFEFDPVDIKVIRERLHQSQSEFAMMIGVSVSTLQNWEQGRRKPEGPARALLQVVSQNPQAVMEALLKSA, from the coding sequence ATGAGACAAGAAGATTTTGATAAACTAGTCAAAAGTATCAAACAAGCGGGCGCCATTAAAAAAGGGGAAATGGCTTCCAGCCGTCGTTTTGAGTTTGATCCTGTCGATATTAAAGTAATTCGTGAGAGATTGCACCAATCTCAATCTGAATTTGCCATGATGATCGGTGTGAGTGTCTCGACCTTACAGAACTGGGAACAAGGACGACGAAAACCAGAAGGACCTGCCAGAGCATTACTTCAAGTGGTTTCTCAAAATCCTCAAGCTGTTATGGAAGCGTTATTAAAATCGGCTTAA
- a CDS encoding inositol monophosphatase, with amino-acid sequence MNKENSATIPIDLDEVLQHSVEAVKRAARILQENYGKLKPEDIKKKHAFDFVTEVDKAAEFEIINYLQEFYPDHRIFAEESGKNQAESDFQWLIDPLDGTKNYIHCIPNYGVSIALRYRDEIITGVINVPPWQELFTAKKEGGAFLNDEPIHVSTTNDFAVCMLATGFPHDAKQYLDVYLDCFKHLFLQVSAIRRPGAAAVDLANVACGRFDGFWEFKLNPWDIGAGLLLIKEAGGIVSDPLGGQNHLSSGDLAAGNPAIYEKIIKIIKPICEGRLG; translated from the coding sequence GTGAATAAGGAAAATAGTGCCACGATCCCGATCGATCTTGATGAAGTTCTGCAGCATTCGGTTGAAGCTGTAAAACGAGCCGCACGGATCTTGCAAGAGAATTATGGGAAATTGAAGCCGGAGGATATCAAAAAGAAACATGCCTTTGATTTTGTTACCGAAGTCGACAAAGCCGCAGAGTTCGAAATAATCAATTATCTGCAGGAGTTTTACCCGGATCATCGCATCTTTGCGGAGGAGTCCGGAAAAAACCAGGCGGAATCTGATTTTCAATGGCTCATCGATCCCCTCGATGGCACCAAAAATTACATCCATTGCATTCCCAATTACGGTGTTTCCATTGCCTTGCGTTACCGGGATGAAATCATTACCGGTGTGATTAATGTTCCACCCTGGCAGGAATTGTTCACGGCAAAAAAAGAGGGTGGCGCTTTTCTCAATGACGAGCCGATCCATGTTTCCACGACCAACGACTTCGCCGTATGCATGCTCGCGACCGGTTTTCCACATGATGCAAAACAATACCTGGATGTCTATCTTGACTGCTTTAAGCATTTATTTTTGCAGGTGAGCGCTATTCGGCGTCCGGGAGCAGCAGCAGTCGACCTTGCCAATGTTGCCTGTGGCCGGTTTGACGGATTCTGGGAATTTAAACTGAATCCCTGGGATATCGGGGCTGGCTTGTTGCTGATTAAAGAAGCCGGCGGCATCGTTTCCGATCCCCTGGGAGGGCAGAACCACTTATCAAGTGGTGATTTGGCTGCCGGCAACCCGGCCATTTACGAAAAGATCATCAAAATCATTAAACCGATTTGTGAGGGAAGGTTGGGGTGA
- the aspS gene encoding aspartate--tRNA ligase has protein sequence MSESLGDWKRTHTCGELNSKVSGNQVTLMGWVDRRRDHGSLIFVDIRDRYGKTQLVFNPQHNDKTYEQAKALKSEFVIAVKGVVNTRPSDAINRNLTTGEIEVEISDLRILNEAEVTPFLITDPREGSEELRLKYRYLDLRHPDMQKNIILRHQLTQVVRKYFDQNNFIEIETPVLMRSTPEGARDFLVPSRLYNGKFFALPQSPQIYKQILMVSGFDRYYQIVRCFRDEDLRADRQPEFTQIDVEMSFVDEEDVFSVMEKLMVSIYRELMGQEIKTPFLRLSYQECIERFGVDKPDMRFGMEIQTVTDLLRETDFRVFNDSITANGVIAGINIPDGASYSRSQIDELNKLVQSYGAKGVLAQKILEGVLQGGCTKFLSTEQQNQLIQQFQASDNDLILLLADQPNITYKVLGALRLHFGEKLKLIDKTRNDLLWVVDFPLVEFDEDEQRYDVMHHPFTSPKEADIELMESDPGKVRARAYDLVLNGTEIAGGSIRIHRPELQQKMFRLLGIGPEEAQDKFGFLLEAFKYGAPPHGGIAFGFDRLAMILVNGNSIRDVIAFPKTASALSLMDGSPSHVDEKQLNELGLKIIENDSE, from the coding sequence ATGAGTGAGTCTTTGGGAGATTGGAAAAGAACACATACTTGCGGCGAACTGAATTCGAAGGTTTCCGGAAACCAGGTAACTTTAATGGGTTGGGTCGATCGCAGGCGAGATCATGGCAGCTTAATTTTTGTCGATATTCGGGATCGCTATGGTAAGACCCAATTGGTTTTTAATCCTCAGCACAATGACAAAACCTACGAACAGGCCAAGGCTTTAAAATCTGAATTCGTGATTGCCGTTAAGGGTGTTGTCAACACTCGACCGAGTGATGCGATTAACCGGAATTTAACAACGGGCGAAATAGAAGTAGAAATATCCGATCTTCGCATTCTCAACGAAGCCGAGGTAACGCCATTCTTGATTACAGATCCCAGGGAAGGCTCCGAAGAATTGCGCCTTAAATATCGATACCTTGATCTCCGCCATCCCGATATGCAAAAGAATATTATTTTGAGGCATCAATTAACCCAGGTAGTGCGGAAGTATTTTGATCAAAATAATTTTATTGAAATTGAAACGCCGGTTCTCATGCGTAGTACACCAGAAGGAGCACGTGACTTCCTGGTTCCCAGCAGGTTATACAATGGTAAATTTTTTGCGCTGCCCCAGTCACCACAGATCTACAAACAAATCCTTATGGTGTCCGGATTTGACCGCTATTACCAGATTGTTCGCTGTTTCAGGGATGAGGATTTACGTGCAGACCGCCAGCCGGAATTTACACAAATTGATGTCGAAATGTCATTTGTTGATGAGGAAGATGTATTCTCGGTAATGGAGAAATTGATGGTTTCGATATACCGGGAATTGATGGGTCAGGAAATCAAAACTCCATTTCTGAGACTTAGTTACCAGGAGTGCATCGAAAGATTTGGCGTTGACAAGCCAGATATGCGCTTCGGGATGGAAATTCAAACGGTTACGGATCTTCTCCGAGAAACAGATTTCCGGGTTTTCAACGATAGCATTACAGCAAATGGAGTAATCGCCGGAATAAACATTCCGGATGGAGCAAGCTATTCCCGTTCTCAAATTGATGAATTGAATAAATTGGTGCAAAGCTATGGCGCTAAAGGTGTGCTTGCTCAAAAAATATTGGAAGGCGTTCTGCAAGGAGGTTGTACTAAATTTCTTTCTACGGAACAGCAAAATCAATTGATCCAACAGTTTCAGGCTTCAGACAACGATTTAATCCTCCTTCTGGCTGATCAGCCAAATATAACCTATAAAGTTCTTGGAGCGCTTCGGCTTCATTTCGGTGAAAAACTGAAATTAATCGATAAAACACGCAATGATTTATTATGGGTGGTTGATTTTCCGCTGGTGGAGTTTGATGAAGATGAACAGCGCTACGATGTGATGCATCATCCGTTTACGTCACCAAAAGAGGCGGATATTGAATTGATGGAAAGTGATCCCGGCAAGGTGCGAGCCCGGGCATATGATTTGGTTTTGAATGGCACAGAAATCGCCGGCGGCAGTATTCGAATTCACCGGCCTGAATTACAACAAAAAATGTTCAGGTTGCTAGGTATCGGTCCGGAAGAAGCACAAGACAAGTTTGGATTCCTGTTGGAAGCTTTCAAATATGGCGCACCTCCGCATGGCGGTATTGCTTTCGGTTTCGATCGATTGGCTATGATCTTAGTTAATGGCAACTCTATCAGAGATGTCATCGCCTTTCCGAAAACCGCAAGCGCTTTGTCCCTAATGGACGGATCGCCAAGCCATGTTGATGAAAAGCAGTTAAATGAGCTAGGATTGAAAATTATTGAAAATGATAGTGAATAA
- a CDS encoding AgmX/PglI C-terminal domain-containing protein, which yields MDNRNMQLKEESTKDPGTLDVTSSAKKYGENFKFVIDPSKYKRRFADKFDHRFASIFMVSLFFNTIIIFWVSNIPYEIKIGEFRKYQEHYANFIYERVPEPEPPPQVESTSDEKPEEVKPEEVKNEEEVAQNEETNTETAPPVETTARERRESNTRSTADIAQQASSMGLLALLSGGENAQGEAVVDLLGEIGNGNSNNLDEVISGLDGIKSSGTVSGKNKSARGSRATDHGGGINVGARTKASASKFGKKSGELVVSKSEVKAEQGKSAGRSPEEVMKVVNSHASAIEYCYQRALRKNPSLKGKVSVRFIIQANGSVVSIKILGSTLGDPSVERCIKTKMKSWRDFGAIDPAKGDAVFRQDYIFGY from the coding sequence ATGGATAACAGAAACATGCAATTAAAAGAAGAAAGCACAAAAGATCCAGGCACTTTAGATGTAACATCTAGTGCCAAAAAATATGGAGAAAACTTCAAATTTGTCATCGATCCGTCCAAATATAAGCGACGGTTCGCAGATAAATTTGACCATCGCTTCGCATCCATATTCATGGTGAGTTTGTTCTTCAATACGATTATAATTTTTTGGGTGTCAAACATACCTTATGAAATTAAAATAGGAGAGTTCAGAAAATATCAAGAGCATTATGCAAATTTTATTTATGAAAGAGTTCCCGAACCGGAACCTCCTCCGCAGGTTGAATCAACGTCCGATGAAAAGCCTGAAGAAGTGAAACCTGAAGAGGTTAAGAATGAAGAAGAAGTTGCCCAGAATGAGGAAACAAACACTGAAACTGCTCCTCCCGTAGAGACCACGGCTCGAGAACGCCGGGAATCAAATACAAGATCCACAGCTGATATTGCCCAACAAGCCAGTAGTATGGGATTATTGGCTTTGCTCAGTGGTGGCGAAAATGCACAAGGCGAAGCTGTAGTGGATTTACTTGGCGAAATAGGAAATGGAAATTCAAATAATCTGGATGAAGTGATTTCCGGATTAGATGGAATTAAGAGTTCCGGAACTGTTTCGGGTAAAAACAAAAGCGCACGGGGTTCCAGGGCTACCGATCATGGCGGAGGCATCAATGTCGGCGCCCGGACCAAAGCGAGTGCTTCCAAATTTGGCAAAAAGAGTGGTGAATTAGTCGTTTCCAAATCGGAAGTAAAAGCCGAACAGGGAAAATCTGCCGGCCGTAGTCCGGAAGAAGTGATGAAGGTTGTGAATTCCCATGCATCCGCAATTGAATATTGTTACCAAAGAGCGTTAAGAAAAAATCCGAGCTTGAAGGGTAAAGTTTCCGTTCGATTCATCATTCAAGCCAATGGTAGTGTTGTGAGTATTAAAATTTTAGGGTCAACATTGGGTGATCCGTCTGTCGAAAGATGTATAAAAACCAAAATGAAATCCTGGCGAGATTTTGGCGCAATTGATCCAGCAAAAGGGGACGCGGTATTCCGACAAGATTACATCTTTGGTTATTGA
- a CDS encoding biopolymer transporter ExbD, with protein sequence MAFIPSRAKRHTTNPGEMKLNLNSMMDMFTIILLFLLKVYATDGQMITPSDDLTLPNSSVEKLSNVSLDLAISKEWLILNDKPIMKVSELLSSEQIIIPKLQKELRRYAKEAERMQEKYGQKFSGSITIQGDKQLPYKALIKVMATCGKSKYPNMKFLVYQKET encoded by the coding sequence ATGGCATTTATTCCGTCAAGAGCTAAAAGACATACCACAAATCCGGGTGAAATGAAATTGAATTTAAATTCCATGATGGACATGTTTACCATTATTCTTTTATTCCTATTGAAAGTATATGCTACCGATGGCCAAATGATAACCCCATCGGACGATCTTACGTTGCCAAATTCAAGTGTTGAAAAATTATCAAACGTTTCTTTAGATTTAGCAATTTCAAAGGAATGGCTGATACTGAATGATAAGCCAATTATGAAGGTGTCGGAATTGCTGTCTTCTGAACAAATTATTATTCCGAAACTTCAAAAAGAATTAAGGCGATATGCCAAGGAAGCGGAACGCATGCAAGAAAAGTATGGCCAAAAATTTTCAGGTTCAATTACGATTCAAGGGGATAAGCAATTACCTTATAAAGCGCTCATTAAAGTGATGGCAACGTGTGGTAAATCCAAATATCCGAATATGAAATTTCTTGTATATCAAAAAGAGACTTAA